A single genomic interval of Musa acuminata AAA Group cultivar baxijiao chromosome BXJ3-4, Cavendish_Baxijiao_AAA, whole genome shotgun sequence harbors:
- the LOC135634635 gene encoding GDSL esterase/lipase At2g42990-like isoform X1: MAFVLHERLLLFLVLFPSLAAPSRVPAVIVFGDSTVDAGNNNFIPTIARANFPPYGRDFPGGRATGRFCNGRLATDFISEALGLPSIVPAYLDPAYGIRDFATGVCFASAATGLDAATSDVLSVIPLRQEMEFFKEYQQKLEAYLGKTKANYIINEAVYIVSIGTNDFIENYYSEVTERSEQFTVEEYEDFLIRHAADFLTELHRLGARKVSFTGLTPFGCLPSERTSNLMNPGECMEEYNTVARDFNAKLQALTTRLCAALPGLKLRLAPFYDLLLHVVQNPSSYGFEVASRGCCGTGKIEASYLCNQWNPFTCEDADKYAFWDSIHPSERLNRLCANQTLRTSLAEFV, encoded by the exons ATGGCGTTCGTCCTCCACGAACGCCTCCTTCTCTTCCTCGTACTCTTCCCTTCCCTCGCCGCTCCTTCTCGCGTTCCAGCGGTGATCGTCTTCGGCGACTCGACCGTCGACGCCGGCAACAACAACTTCATCCCCACCATCGCCAGGGCCAACTTCCCGCCCTACGGCCGGGACTTCCCCGGCGGCCGCGCCACCGGTCGCTTCTGCAACGGCCGTCTCGCCACCGACTTCATCTCAGAGGCACTCGGCCTACCGTCGATCGTGCCGGCCTATCTCGACCCGGCCTACGGCATCAGGGACTTCGCCACTGGCGTGTGCTTTGCGTCGGCGGCCACGGGGCTCGACGCCGCCACCTCCGACGTGCTC TCTGTCATCCCCCTACGGCAAGAGATGGAGTTCTTCAAGGAGTACCAGCAGAAACTGGAAGCGTACCTGGGGAAGACGAAGGCCAATTACATCATTAACGAGGCCGTGTACATCGTCAGCATCGGCACCAACGACTTCATCGAGAACTACTACTCGGAGGTGACGGAGCGGAGCGAGCAATTCACGGTGGAAGAGTACGAGGACTTCCTCATCCGCCACGCCGCCGACTTCCTCACGGAGCTCCACCGCCTGGGGGCTCGCAAGGTGTCCTTCACCGGTCTCACCCCCTTCGGGTGCTTGCCGTCGGAAAGGACCTCCAACCTCATGAACCCGGGCGAGTGCATGGAGGAGTACAACACGGTGGCCAGGGACTTCAACGCTAAGCTGCAGGCACTCACGACGAGGCTGTGCGCGGCGTTGCCGGGGCTGAAGCTGAGACTTGCTCCTTTCTATGATCTGTTGCTCCACGTCGTGCAGAACCCGTCCTCATACG GATTCGAGGTTGCGAGCAGAGGATGCTGCGGCACGGGGAAGATAGAGGCCAGCTATCTCTGCAACCAATGGAACCCCTTCACCTGCGAAGACGCAGACAAGTACGCCTTCTGGGATTCCATCCATCCCTCCGAGAGATTGAACCGTCTGTGCGCCAACCAGACGCTGAGGACAAGCCTGGCTGAGTTCGTGTGA
- the LOC135634635 gene encoding GDSL esterase/lipase At2g42990-like isoform X2, which yields MAFVLHERLLLFLVLFPSLAAPSRVPAVIVFGDSTVDAGNNNFIPTIARANFPPYGRDFPGGRATGRFCNGRLATDFISEALGLPSIVPAYLDPAYGIRDFATGVCFASAATGLDAATSDVLSVIPLRQEMEFFKEYQQKLEAYLGKTKANYIINEAVYIVSIGTNDFIENYYSEVTERSEQFTVEEYEDFLIRHAADFLTELHRLGARKVSFTGLTPFGCLPSERTSNLMNPGECMEEYNTVARDFNAKLQALTTRLCAALPGLKLRLAPFYDLLLHVVQNPSSYEDAAARGR from the exons ATGGCGTTCGTCCTCCACGAACGCCTCCTTCTCTTCCTCGTACTCTTCCCTTCCCTCGCCGCTCCTTCTCGCGTTCCAGCGGTGATCGTCTTCGGCGACTCGACCGTCGACGCCGGCAACAACAACTTCATCCCCACCATCGCCAGGGCCAACTTCCCGCCCTACGGCCGGGACTTCCCCGGCGGCCGCGCCACCGGTCGCTTCTGCAACGGCCGTCTCGCCACCGACTTCATCTCAGAGGCACTCGGCCTACCGTCGATCGTGCCGGCCTATCTCGACCCGGCCTACGGCATCAGGGACTTCGCCACTGGCGTGTGCTTTGCGTCGGCGGCCACGGGGCTCGACGCCGCCACCTCCGACGTGCTC TCTGTCATCCCCCTACGGCAAGAGATGGAGTTCTTCAAGGAGTACCAGCAGAAACTGGAAGCGTACCTGGGGAAGACGAAGGCCAATTACATCATTAACGAGGCCGTGTACATCGTCAGCATCGGCACCAACGACTTCATCGAGAACTACTACTCGGAGGTGACGGAGCGGAGCGAGCAATTCACGGTGGAAGAGTACGAGGACTTCCTCATCCGCCACGCCGCCGACTTCCTCACGGAGCTCCACCGCCTGGGGGCTCGCAAGGTGTCCTTCACCGGTCTCACCCCCTTCGGGTGCTTGCCGTCGGAAAGGACCTCCAACCTCATGAACCCGGGCGAGTGCATGGAGGAGTACAACACGGTGGCCAGGGACTTCAACGCTAAGCTGCAGGCACTCACGACGAGGCTGTGCGCGGCGTTGCCGGGGCTGAAGCTGAGACTTGCTCCTTTCTATGATCTGTTGCTCCACGTCGTGCAGAACCCGTCCTCATACG AGGATGCTGCGGCACGGGGAAGATAG